In Rosa chinensis cultivar Old Blush chromosome 1, RchiOBHm-V2, whole genome shotgun sequence, a genomic segment contains:
- the LOC112172949 gene encoding inositol-tetrakisphosphate 1-kinase 1, producing the protein MSNSNGQPPRRHRIGYAFPPKKEQTFIQPSLIAHAGQHGIDLVPVDAAKALTQQGPFDCIIHKLYDDDWNQQLKEYSSLYPRTVILDPPESIARLHNRVSMLDVIKAAFKAPRVENVGVPKQVLIHDAAELESDLGLKFPVIAKPVLANGSAKSHQMSMVFSGEGLKKVETPILLQEFVNHGGTIFKVYVIGDYTECVKRRSLPDISDEQRTKLAGVVVPFSQISNEEVNIEGVEMPPPGFVEELAKGICDGLKLNFFNFDVIRDSNDKHSYYVIDINYFPGYAKLHNFEHLLTDFFLAVLSHKSMSQQSQSQLEQE; encoded by the coding sequence ATGTCTAACAGTAATGGGCAGCCTCCGCGACGCCACCGCATCGGCTACGCCTTCCCGCCGAAGAAAGAGCAGACCTTCATCCAACCGTCGCTGATCGCCCACGCCGGACAACACGGCATCGATCTGGTCCCCGTCGATGCCGCCAAGGCCTTGACCCAGCAGGGCCCCTTCGACTGCATCATCCACAAGCTGTACGACGACGACTGGAATCAGCAATTGAAGGAGTACTCGTCTCTCTATCCCCGCACCGTCATCCTCGATCCGCCCGAGTCCATCGCCCGCCTCCACAACCGGGTCTCAATGCTCGACGTCATCAAAGCCGCCTTCAAAGCCCCGCGAGTCGAGAATGTCGGGGTCCCCAAGCAGGTCCTGATCCACGACGCGGCCGAACTGGAATCCGATCTGGGATTGAAATTTCCGGTGATTGCAAAGCCTGTGCTGGCCAATGGCAGCGCCAAGTCGCACCAAATGTCTATGGTTTTCAGCGGCGAGGGGTTGAAGAAGGTCGAGACCCCCATTTTGCTGCAGGAGTTTGTCAACCACGGGGGTACCATCTTCAAGGTCTATGTCATCGGGGATTACACCGAGTGCGTCAAGCGTAGGTCGCTGCCCGACATCTCCGACGAGCAGCGCACCAAATTGGCCGGGGTTGTGGTCCCTTTCTCCCAGATTTCCAATGAAGAAGTTAACATTGAGGGTGTTGAGATGCCGCCACCTGGGTTTGTGGAGGAGCTGGCCAAAGGGATTTGCGACGGCCTCAAACTCAATTTCTTCAACTTCGATGTCATCAGGGATTCCAATGACAAGCATAGCTATTATGTTATTGACATCAATTACTTTCCTGGCTATGCCAAACTCCACAACTTCGAGCACCTTTTGACAGACTTTTTCTTGGCTGTACTTTCCCACAAGTCCATGTCTCAGCAGTCCCAGTCTCAGCTTGAACAAGAATGA